The genomic DNA gctctctcttcccccgcTTGCTCCTCGTGCACTCTCTCCTCTGCTCGCTGCTCGCGCGCTCTCTCCTCTGCTTGCTCCTCGCGCACTCTCTCCTCTGCTTGCTCCTCGCGCACTCTCTCCTCTGCTTGCTCCTCACTCGCTCTCTCCTCTGCTTGCTCCTCGCTCGCTCTCTCCTCTGCTTGCTGCTCTCTCCTCTGCTTGCTCCTCGCGCGCTCTCTCCTCTGCTTGCTCTTGACTTGCCATGCcatcagttctctctctctctgtctgtctggtttGCTCACCCTGCTGCTCCGGCTCTGCAGTTGTGCCCTCTCTCATGCATGCCCCTTTGCTCTCCCCATCGCTGCTCGCTCGCTCGCACTGTTTCTCCGCTCATTCTTTCGCTCACTCCTGCGCGGCCCGTTTACTCATCCCGCCTCTCTTGCCTTGCCGTGctcgctttctctctctctctgtctctcccctggCCGCACACTCGCTGCCAGAACCtggaggcggggcagggaagcctcccccctccacacactttTACAAGTGGGCGGGTCGTTCTCCCTGGCTTTTTCCATAAAAGAAACAGAAGCGCAGAATTCATGTTCCCCGCAGATTTTCTTTCCCCCGCCCCGTAGAATAATCAATTCTGCCGGGGAGGCGCTGCAATGACACCTTtcgcccaccaggggctgctgtggtgccagaagTGAGAGAGGGGCCCCTTTGGATTTGGATTATTCTACGGGGCAGGAGAAAGAAAATCTGCGGAGGACGCGAATTCTGCGCGTATGTCTCTTTTTTCTCCTCACCAGGCCCTCTGTCTTTCGCTTGCTTGCGCCTCTTTGCACGCTGGCTTGCTCGCTTTGGCTCACCCCTTTTGCCCAGCGGGCAGGGCCCATTTTTAGGAGCCGCTCCAAGCCGACGGCGAGAGAGAGCTCTTAATGAATCCGGCCCCAACGGTAGCTGTAGTCTAGACATAGCCTCACTGTGTCCCCCCTGGCTGGTCAGGGGCGTTCGGGGTAACGGCTGCTATTTGGCGCAGTATTGGGGATGAAGGGGGCTGGTCCAGGGGTGTCGTATTAGTATTTAGGGACTGGGGCTACTTATTTAATCTCCTCCCCTGTTCCCTGATTTTCTACAATCAGCACCTTGTTCTAGGAGCGTCTCTGCATCACATCCTCGCTATCCCCGATACATCACCCTGCTGCATGACTGTTCTCTTGTCAGTctctattgtgtgtgtgtggggggggggaggcatttTGCAAGCCTGTTCCCTTTCGCGGTACTCGCATCAGGAGCCCTGGGCTGTCAGCTGCTGCCAGATGTTTAGCACCGTGTTCATGAGAGAGGGGGGTGGTGGGgtttaaatgtgtgtgtgggggcagccAGTGCCCCAGTGCAGCCAGCAGGTTGTGTAGGGGTCTGGTACTAGCAGAGGATTCGCCCGATCATGCTGCAGGGGCTTCATACGAagacagggccaggctgggccctagaGGCAGGGGGACGATGCTGGAGCAAAGCGGAGTCTGTGAACTGGTCCCACAGTTCCTCACGCCCGTATTGCAGCTAATCAGATGCCCCCGGTTCCCTTCTGGCTGCTTCACCTGCTGCCAATGACAAAAACGATGCTTTTCGGGCAATGCTTTGTCGTCCCGTCCCCCCCTCAACCAACCAGCTGCCTGTAGGCGCTTGTGGAAAATGACCCTTTGCTGGGGCCTTGAGTGTTTGATGGAAATCAGCAGCCTGCCCTCTGGCAAGGCGCAATGGTGCGCGGTGGGTGCTCTGTTGAAATGCTCCTCGAGGGCCTGTGAAATGATTTGCCCCCAAGGAGGGAACCTGTTTCTGGCTCCCAATTTCTCCCCTTGCCGCACTTGGTTtttcacccctcctgccccccccccccaataaattttCTGTTTCACTGGGAAGTCGCGGGTCGTTTTTAatcagggcagggccgggccaggccaACCTCAAGTCCTACTGGGGATTTGAGTCGTGAACACGCTGACAACCCTGTGGGGCAACGGGCACTTTGGATGCTGTCATGTATCAGCCATTGgcacccccctcccagcctgtTCCCCCCTCCAACCCAGGACTCACCTCTGCAGGACTCGGGAGTTCTGGGCTCCTGGCCCCCTGCCTCTGGGTTCTACTGAGAATGTGGGTGGCCAGTTTCAGGGACACAAGCTACACGGGGACATGAGAACGGTGCTTGTTCTGTGCAAACCTCACCCTGGGGAGGCAGCTCTGGGAACAGCCAAAGTGCCTGGGTGCTGGGGCAAAAACCTCACCAGCCACCCATCAGCTGCCCTGAGAAGAAGTTTTATAGCAGCTTGAATGTAACCAGAGGCAGAGTCTGAATTTCCTGGGCCGGGCAGGAATTGACCCTCAGGCCGGAGCTCGCACCAAGCCAGGGACAGCGGCTCTGCAGGATCAGTGGGTGGCCCCAGTCCCGGCAAACACAAACCCACTGCACAGATGTGGCAACAGGTTAGTGTATCCCAGGGAGCACAACGTGGCTCTCTGGGTAGTGGACGCTGGTCCAATCCCCCTTTGCTGTAGCACCAAATGAGCCACTGGAGAGGGGGGAGGACAGGGCAGCTCCAGCCCTTTAGCACCTGCTGAGTGGAGACAATTGTCCCCCCATTGCAATGGTGCCAGGGGATGTTAGTGCTTAATTTGCACTCAGGCACCGGTAacagttcagagccccagcacccctggccttgccccatgggttatagaagtaaaaaaaaaaaaagtaacaccTGCCACTGTAAATTAAGCACAGAATGGTCATGGGGATCCTCTCATCACCTTGACAGTTAATGCACATGCATGGGACGAATGTTTCACAGGAACAGAGTGAATTAGTGCAGAGATTAAACAGCAGGCTCAGAAAAGCATCCAGGGAGAAACTACTAGCAAAGGAGCCATGAAGCATCAATTGTGCATTGGGGTTGGGGCACTTAAAAACCTATTAACCCAGGAGACCCTCCTTAGAAGCCGGGTGCAATACCGCAGCCCGCCCGCCTGCCCTTTAACTGACAACAGAAACCCCCCAGCCGCGACGGAGCCTCACATCGGGACAACAGCTCCAGAACAGTTCGACCCTTTATCTTCCCAGTCCGAGCGAACCCAGCTCTCTCCGTGCACCAGTGGGTGGCCCTTAAAAGGACCTTGGTGAAATAAGAGTGTGTAGGGGGTTAGAAGCCGCCTCAGCCCCCAAAGCCGTACAGGGTGCGCCCCTGGCGTTTCAGCGCGTACACCACATCCATGGCCGTCACGGTCTTCCGCTTGGCGTGCTCGGTGTAGGTCACCGCATCGCGGATCACGTTCTCCAGGAAAACCTTCAGCACCCCACGGGTCTCTTCGTAGATCAGCCCCGAGATACGCTTCACCCCACCGCGACGAGCCAAGCGGCGGATCGCAGGCTTCGTAATACCCTGGATGTTATCGCGTAAAACCTTGCGGTGCCTCTTAGCGCCTCCCTTACCCAGCCCCTTCCCGCCTTTGCCGCGACCAGACATCTCGTAAACAATCAGTTCACAACACCACTACTGTGTGAAAAGACTAAACCCCTGCGGGGCTTTATATAGCACACAGTCCGACCTGAGTGAGAACTGGCGCCACCGCCTgcgtctccccctcccctccccctgacgGAAGGACGCTTCGGCTCTCACCAATGAGAGACGGCGGCTTTCGCCTCTCAGCCAATCAGACTATTACGCGGGTAATTTGAAATTCAAACAATGGAGTTTGGCGCTCGAGTGTGGCACAGCGGGAAACTGCAAACAGGGCTGGGAGATAAACCCCCTTCAGGCCCCCCCAGAAAGCTGTAATGGGGACGCAGGGGTTTATTTATCACTGACCAGCCGGTGATCCACCCTTTCTGCACCCCCCGCACTGCGGTGGCTGTGGAGACCCCCCCCCGCTTTTGAATATTCACCCATTGCACACTTGGAAATAAGCATCAATCCAATTTCCTTCCCCAGAGAGGCTCCTGCAGGTCAGCTCCCCGGGGCCCCCCTGGCGTAGTCTGCTAAGCACAAACCGCTCCCCGATTCCTGTGCCCCCCGTTTTCTCTGTGTGCTTCCTGAGGAGGGGGCGATCGATGTCCTGCTTTCAAACGCGTTGTTATTGGTGCATTAGAAAACGGGCATTTTCCTGGTGCTTTGTCCCTGGTCTTGGGGCGACTCCAGACTCGGGGGTGTTGCGGGAAGCTGAATTTCCACCTCTGAGAGGCCACACTGTGTTGCCAGATCGCAGGAGCATTTTGTCGTGAGTCTGGTGAGAATTATTGTGTTCCttaaagcccccccccccgccccgcagtcAGGGGGATAAtgggatgatttcagccttcattcttaaagggaaaaaaaataagtttctagcttTTGTGCATGtggaggaacataagaacggccagactgtgtcggagcaaaggtccatctagcccagtgtcctgtcttcccacggtggccaatgccaggtgccccagagggaatgaacagaacagggactcatcaagtgatccatcccctgtcgcccattcccagcttctggcaaacagaggctggtgacaccatccctgcccagcctggctaatagccactgactATCCTAGCAAGCCTCAAAATatgacacacacccccactgcccccgcaaggctcaaaaagcagaaggcaaataaacatTCTATTATTTtgacataatctcatgatttttaaagccCACCCCGTGATCTGTCTCCTGCTTTTTGAACAGTTGGGGTTGGCCAGACTGAGATCACAAAGATTTGCCTTCTCACTGAGATTCCTCTCTGTTGGGGTGAGCCCAGAGCTGGTGGTTTCCTTGGGGTGCATATGGTTGAAGTTTCCCTCCCCCCGCGGACCGGAGCTGAATGAGGCTTCACCAGTTGTTCCAACATCTGGCTGTCACATGGTCGCAAACGGGAAATCTCCCTCCCCGGTCCGGTTTTGGCGCCGTTTTTATAACAAAGGCAAAGAAGCTGCTCCCCTTCCAGTCTCCCCAAACCCCCAAATCCGGTATAGAAAGGCAGATTTAATGGAGATTGTTAACAATCATCTGGGAAACAAACCACCTGAGGAGATCGGGGAATGAACAGCAGCTCTCTCCCCTTCTGAGGAAGCCGAGAAAAGTTGGTTTAGGGTATAATTAATTgagcctgtccctataaaatgttattaaaacaaaaaaaaaaaaaccttcggTTCATTTTGTCTATAAAAGACCATCCATAGAACACACTGGGTTTCAGGCATGAAAGGAATAAAGATGCCAGCTCTTCCAAGCTATATGAAATGGAAAGGACACGCAGGGAGACATTTCACGTTGATTCACCTAAACGTGTGTCGCCCAGAAGTGAGGGGTTTTGCATTTCCTGTAGCATTTACCCATCTAACTACTATGTATTCTTAGTAGCCAAGACAATACTTAGTATATTCACAGCATTACGAAGCCGTCCTTAAACGGGTTTTAATGATCACACGACGCACTTCACTCGGTGTTAAACTCAAGGAACATAAAGAACAGGACTAGGGCTACTCTAGATAttcaaagcacgttttaaaacggTGCCTTTAGTTACTTTCTGCCAGTGAAACAGCGACTCAAGCTCTCATTGAAAAAGTGGGTGGCTCTTAAAAGAGCCTTTGGGTTTTCGGTGTAACAACGTCCCGGAAAGGCACAGCCCGTGTTTACTTGGAGCTGGTGTACTTGGTAACCGCCTTGGTGCCCTCCGACACGGCGTGTTTGGCCAGCTCCCCGGGCAGCAGCAGGCGCACGGCGGTCTGGATCTCCCGGGAGGTGATGGTGGAGCGTTTGTTGTAATGCGCCAGGCGAGACGCCTCCCCGGCGATGCGCTCGAAGATGTCGTTGACGAAGGAGTTCATGATGCCCATGGCCTTGGAAGAGATGCCGGTGTCGGGGTGAACCTGCTTCAGCACCTTGTAGACATAAATGGAGTAACTCTCCTTCCTGGTCTTGCGGCGCTTCTTATCCCCCTTCTTCTGGGTCTTGGTCACCGCTTTCTTGGAGCCCTTCTTGGGCGCGGGAGCGGACTTGGCTGGCTCAGGCATACTGAAAACTACAAACAGCCTACAAACCACAATACCGTAACCCACGGCGGTGGCCCTCTATTTATACCGCACCTATGTAAATGAGGCAGCCTACCTTTTCCTTTCCTATTGGCTGATAGCAAGTTACACGTCACCCCCGCGGCCAACCCAGCAACACAGAACGCGGACTCTAATTCTTGCACTTCCTATTGGATAGTCACAGCATCTTTCCTTCCCATTGGTCAGATACAGAAGTAGCTTTCCCATTGGGTGATACAGGGAGAGCCAATCAGAAGTCGCGTGGCTAATCTGCCcgagcctataaaaggctgggcCCGTCTGCTTTCAAGCATCCGTTTTTAGAATTGTCTAAGTAGGTCTTTTGCAGAGTGTCGTCATGTCTGGCCGCGGAAAACAGGGAGGCAAAGTGCGGGCTAAGGCCAAGTCTCGCTCTTCTCGTGCTGGGCTGCAGTTTCCCGTGGGCCGCGTGCACCGGCTGCTGCGCAAGGGGAACTATGCGGAGCGAGTGGGAGCCGGCGCTCCTGTTTACATGGCTGCGGTGCTGGAGTACCTCACTGCTGAGATCTTGGAGCTGGCTGGCAACGCCGCCCGGGACAACAAGAAAACCCGCATCATCCCCCGGCACCTGCAGCTGGCCATCCGCAACGACGAGGAGCTGAACAAGCTGCTGGGCAAAGTCACCATCGCGCAGGGTGGCGTCCTGCCCAACATCCAGGCGGTGCTGCTGCCCAAGAAAACCGAGAGCCACAAAGCCAAGGGCAAGTGAGCAGGCGGCCAGGATTCGAATTCACAGAACCCAAAGGCTCTTTTAAGAGCCACCCACAAGTTCAAAAAGAGCTGATCTCTGAAAACGACGTAAGGGGAAGATGGGGGGAAAAAGAGCAGAAGTAGTACAAGTAGTTATCTGGAGATGAATGCAACAGGTTGTGGGTAATTTACTCTGTTTCTGGATTCTTACCAGACAGCTGATGTTTGGTGCCAAACTGGGttatatttttctattaaaaGAGCAATCTCATTTCTAAGGGGTTTGGAGTGAAATGTATGAACACCCCATACAGCTGCTAAAATGGAGAATGGTCTATATTTAATTTTGCAGTAAAATTGCTTCCCCCTCTTAGCTGACTTTAGGCATTTCTCAAGAAAGTGGTTTAGATGAAATAATTACTCTGTTCTGTATTTTGGGGTGAGTTTAGCAAGTGAG from Mauremys mutica isolate MM-2020 ecotype Southern chromosome 15, ASM2049712v1, whole genome shotgun sequence includes the following:
- the LOC123350534 gene encoding histone H2B 8-like; its protein translation is MPDPAKSAPAPKKGSKKAVTKTQKKGDKKRRKTRKESYSIYVYKVLKQVHPDTGISSKAMGIMNSFVNDIFERIAGEASRLAHYNKRSTITSREIQTAVRLLLPGELAKHAVSEGTKAVTKYTSSK
- the LOC123350537 gene encoding histone H4; translated protein: MSGRGKGGKGLGKGGAKRHRKVLRDNIQGITKPAIRRLARRGGVKRISGLIYEETRGVLKVFLENVIRDAVTYTEHAKRKTVTAMDVVYALKRQGRTLYGFGG
- the LOC123350530 gene encoding histone H2A.J-like; translated protein: MSGRGKQGGKVRAKAKSRSSRAGLQFPVGRVHRLLRKGNYAERVGAGAPVYMAAVLEYLTAEILELAGNAARDNKKTRIIPRHLQLAIRNDEELNKLLGKVTIAQGGVLPNIQAVLLPKKTESHKAKGK